One window of the Salvia miltiorrhiza cultivar Shanhuang (shh) chromosome 6, IMPLAD_Smil_shh, whole genome shotgun sequence genome contains the following:
- the LOC130991003 gene encoding uncharacterized protein LOC130991003 — MTVDTKNLVNSASGGGFSQNTVSEAKRLIQHLVEATRKYEEPRIQLLKKAAQASSSEFEEKFEARMGKLERMLSTVVEKVATAGQLTEKPCGACAEQKVQIEGLSRQMSQLATSMNQLKGNNGALPSQVHVNPKENVNKITLRSGTELDGPTPQNSQDGPQADSGVEFRVEEFERSVGTKDSVIQQVEQPVPFPGRLARKKPEDELIDFVKIFGKLEVNLPFLQALKIPHFGKFVKDFITGKSKATGKIVMGENVSAALKKELPAKCKDPGMFSLPIYIGDTRIENAMCDLGASINVMPLTVYNRLSGVELVDTRVVIQLADRSCVYPEGLLEHVLVSVNNFVYPADFYVVRICGVQSKGSTGVLLGRPFLRTAKSIIDVSNGMICLDYHGEKYTFSMDDAIKTPNDAENAYSIDMIDPLVQEFLETEFMQDKLELTMIKSWTDFDA, encoded by the exons ATGACCGTTGACACTAAGAATTTGGTGAACTCAGCAAGTGGAGGGGGATTTTCCCAAAACACGGTGAGTGAAGCCAAAAGattaattcaacacttggtggaagcTACGAGGAAATATGAGGAGCCGCGcatccaactgctcaagaaagctgctcaagctAGTTCATCAGAATTTGAGGAGAAGTTCGAAGCAAGGATGGGGAAATTGGAGAGAATGTTGAGTACTGTGGTGGAGAAGGTTGCAACCGCTGGACAACTGACAGAAAAGCCATGTGGAGCATGCG ccgagcagaaggtgcaAATCGAAGGACTATCCCGTCAGATGTCTCAGCTCGCCACATCCATGAATCAGCTTAAGGGAAATAATGGAGCTTTGCCATCTCAAGTTCATGTGAATCCCAAGGAGAATGTCAACAAGATCACCTTGAGGAGCGGTACAGAGTTGGACGGACCGACACCCCAGAACTCTCAAGATGGACCGCAGGCCGATTCTGGAGTCGAATTTCGTGTGGAGGAATTCGAGCGTTCTGTTGGCACAAAGGATTCAGTCATTCAGCAGGTAGAACAGCccg TCCCCTTTCCAGGAAGATTGGCGAGGAAGAAGCCGGAAGATGAACTCATTGATTTTGTGAAGATCTTTGGCAAACTTGAAGTGAATCTTCCATTCTTGCAAGCGTTGAAAATCCCTCATTTTGGGAAATTTGTGAAGGACTTCATAACTGGAAAGTCCAAGGCAACTGGTAAGATTGTGATGGGTGAGAACGTCTCAGCTGCACTCAAGAAGGAGTTACCCGCCAAGTGCAAAGATCCTGGTATGTTTTCTCTCCCCATTTACATTGGTGATACTAGGATCGAGAATGCTATGTGTGACTTAGGAGCGTCTATCAATGTTATGCCTCTCACTGTTTACAATAGATTGTCGGGTGTAGAATTGGTAGACACTAGAGTGGTCATTCAGTTAGCCGATAGGTCTTGTGTTTATCCCGAGGGTTTGCTTGAGCATGTTCTTGTGAGtgtgaataattttgtttatcctgccgATTTCTATGTGGTGAGGATTTGTGGAGTGCAATCTAAGGGTTCAACGGGAGTCCTTTTAGGTCGTCCGTTCTTAAGAACTGCAAAGTCGATCATAGATGTTAGTAATGGCATGATTTGTCTGGATTATCATGGGGAGAAATACACTTTTAGTATGGATGATGCCATAAAAACTCCGAATGATGCTGAAAATGCTTATTCTATTGATATGATTGACCCTCTTGTCCAAGAATTTCTTGAGACCGAATTCATGCAGGATAAGTTGGAGCTCACTATGATCAAGAGTTGGACAGATTTTGATGCTTAA